GCAATTGGTTTTTATATAATGCTGTAAGAAATGTTATTTGTTCATTAATAGATATTTGCAGGCTGCTGTTTAACCAAAATTGGTCAATTCCACCAGAAATATCATGATTTCCATAATTAATTTTAGTTAAGTAGTTAGACATTTTTTCTGGGCCAATTTTTTTAGCTAATTCCCGGTAGTACCAAAGAACAGAATGCTTAAAAGCAGAACGCAAACTATGATCTCGGTTCCATTCTGAAGAAAAATTATTTTTTCTAGGGTATTTTTCCTCATCCCAAGTAGTGGTTAAATCTACATTTGTAACTACACTTGTTTCTAGACCTATTAATGAATTAGGAATCTTAAAAGTAGAAAAAGGGGAAAACCGCTCATTACAACGAGCTTCATTATAGCGTTGATAAGAGTTTTTCTGTAAATCATAAACAGCAAATGCAGTTGTTTTGTTATGAAAAACCTTGTCTAAGTCTTGTGCAGTCGCTTGACCGCAAAAAAATAGTAGCAATACTAGTAAACCTAGTAATTTCATCATTTGTTATTTACCTTTCTGATTGATTTTTAGGTGGCAAGCTTAAGCGATAGAAAGGAAATTTTATTAGAGGTGCTACCACAGTTTAGAATGTGGTAAAACATAAAATTTGACTGAGAAAGCAACGGTTAATAGATAGGATTAACAACAACTTTCATTTGTAAATATCACATATATGCTTAAAATTAATTTTTAAACAAGTTCATATTTTTCTATTACTTATCAGCAGAAGTTGTTATAACTATTCCTTCAATAACTTGGTTTGAAGGATGAGTTATAACTATTTGATTTTGCTTGAGGCCAGAAATAACTTCAGCCTCAGAATCTGTAATATGATCAATTTTTACAGCACATAATTTTGTTAGTTTGTTTTCTACTACAAATACATACCAATCATCATCTTTTCTAAATAAAGCACTTATTGGTAGTTTTAAGACATTTTTCTTTTCCCAAATAACAATTTTAGCTTCTACTCTATAACCATCTCCCAAAGAATCAGGTATTTCTAATAGATCAGCTATTACATTTACTCGTTGCTCTTCAACACCTAAAGCAGAAATTTTTGTAAAAGCGGAAGGTTCAATTAATCTAACTTTGGCTTTTAAGGAACTTTTTCCTCCCCAACCTTCAATTATTACTGTTGAACTACATTTGATTTTTACTGCATCAGTTGAAAGTACATCAATAACAATTTCTAGTTTTTGACTGCTAATTTCTATTAATGGAGTTCCTGCACTAACTACACGTTCATTTTCTTCTATTATTTGTAAAACTTGTCCTTTAATAGGAGATTTAACACTTACACTTTCAGTGTCAGCAGTTGAATTATTTTCTGATACTTTTAGCAGTGTAGCTTTAGCCATTTCAACTTCTGAACTAGCAGCATATGCCCGATATTTAGCTTCTGTTAATTCTTGAAAACACATTTGTTTATTGTTTTCAAGGCGTTCAAAATCTTGACGCGAGATAATCCCATTTTCTACCAAAGTTTTAGAGCGATTAAATTCACGTTCTGCTTGTTCATAGTTAACAGTTAGCCGCTTAATAGTTGTATCAGCTTCTTTTTTTAATTCTTCTGCTTTAGACAAACGGGCTTTTGCTTCAGCTAACTGGCGTGAATCTAAAGGAATACTAGGAGTTGGAGTTATTTTAGCTATTATGTCATTAAGTAAAACTTGATCACCGCGACGAAGTTTTACCCGTGAAAGTTTACCTGAAACTGGTGCTGTAACTAAAAACCTATCTTGAACTCGTGTTTTACCCTCAGCCGTAATTACTACTTGCATTGGGCCACGACTTACTAAAGCAGTTTCTACCTTGAGTGGTTCGGTTTGAAACGCAAAAAAACAAGAACACCTATTGCTAATATAAATAAAATTGAAAATAAATGTTTAAGTAGGTTTTTCATGGCGTTTACTCCCTAGTTTTTAATACTTCAATTAAATCAAGTTGGTGCAACCGCCTTTGGACTATTATGCTTGAAACTAATGCTGCACAAATTGTGATAATAAAACTTACTGCTAAATTATAGCGACTAATGATCAAAGGTAGCCTTATCATTTCAGTATCTATTGCCGTTACAATTAAATGACAGAAAAAATAACCTAGCAAATAACCAGTAGGAATAGCTATAAATGTTAATAGCCATTGTTCACCTAATAGCATTGTACCTATTTCTGAAGTTGTAAAACCTAACACTCTTAAGCTAGCTAGTTCTCTTCCTCGTTCAGATAAAGCAATTCGCGCACTGTTATAAACCATTCCTAAAACAATGGTACAAGCAAATGAAATAATAATTGTGGTAGAAATTCCCATTGTTCGGGCAAGGGTGTCATTAAAATTATTTAGCACAACTTCTGGCACCATAACACTACTTACTGTTGGAATATTTTTAAGTTTTGCATAAAGTTGTTTTTTTTCTTTTCCATCTACTATTAAGCGTGCGCCATTAATTACTTCACCTTCATTTAACAGTTGATTTAAGCTATGCCTATTTATATAAACTGATAATCCCAACACTTCATCAGCAACGGCTACAACAGTAATATTGCGTGTTAGTTTTTTCCCAACCAAAGTTTCAAACGTTAGTACATCATTTATTTTTACCTGCAAAATTTCTGCTAGCTTTTTGTTTATTACTATTCCATTAAGAGGTATCTCAACAACATTATTATTAGTTTCTGTAATTTGGTGTAGCTGATTGTTAGGATCTAGTCCTAATAATGCTACTCGTCGCGTTTTTTGACCAAAACGTAATCGTACCGGTACTGTGCGATAAGGTTCAACTCTCATTACTCCTGATAAACTAGCTAAATTATAAGCTGCTGTAATTGACCTAGGTTCAAAGAAAACTACATTGGCATCTTCACGCTGTGTTTTATCAAATTGAATATAAATAATTTGAGTTATTGCGTCATGAAAATAAAAACCTACAACTAATAATGACACAGACATTGCTATTCCAAACATAGTTAGTAAGGCTTTGAAAGGGTTTCGTTCAAGGTTGCGAATTATAGTTCTTGTAGATAAAGGCAATAGATTTTCTAATCCTAATTTTGCTAGCCAACCAGGACGAAATTGGTCTGGGGCCTCTGCTGACATTGCTTCTGCTGGGGAAAGTCTAATAACTTTTTTTACTGCACTAATTGTTCCAATTGTAGTTGAAAGAAAGCTGATAGCAACAGCACTAGCAAAAACTGCTAAATCAAATTTATATTGCAAAACAGGGAAGTGAAAAAACTCTGTATAAATCTCAGTAAGTTTATAGCCAAAATACCAACCTAAGCCCGCACCTAAAATAATCCCAAAAGAAACTGCCAATAAACTTAATTTTAAGTAGTGAATAACTAAACTTATGTTTTTATAGCCAAAAGCTTTTAATACTGCGATTTGTTCACGTTGTATTGCAACTAGTCGAGATAAAACCAAATGTATTAGAAAAGCTGAAACAGCTAAAAATAATGCTGGTGTTAGAGTTCCATTAACTTTAAGCTCTGCAATTTCATTTGAAACAAAATGATGTGATATTTGGTCTTCACGACCATATGCACCTAAACTACCATAGTTTTCTAATAATAAATCTAATTTTTCAATTACTGCTGTTTCGTTAGCTTGAGGAGATAAAGATAAAACAACATCATTAAATGCCCCCTGCATATTAAAAGCCGCACCTAAAGCTTGATCCCCCATCCAAATAACTGCAAAACGTCGGCTATCTGGAAACATTTCTCCACCACGAATTTCATAAATAAATTCTGGAGAAAGTGCTAAACCAACAATATTTAATTTTGTCCATCGACCATTAATAATTGCACTGATTGAATCGCCTGGCTTAAATTGATTTTTTTCTGCAAAAGCAACACTAATAATTACTTCATTACGATTATTAGGGCTAATCCAACGTCCAGATGTTAAATGTAAATCATTTAGAATAGGCACTTGTTTTTCTGGAATTGAAATTAATCTAGCTGAACCAGGTTCATTTAACCCAGGCACATCCAGCGTTACTTCAGAAACAATTCGTGTTTGAACAGTAGCTACACCAGGTATTTGCTCTATTGATGATTTAATAGAGTCTGGAGCGCGTTTTACTTGCACAAAAACATTAGCAAAACGATAGCTAGAATAATAAGTATCTTGTGTAATTAATAGAGATTGATAGATATTTCTTAAACAAATAAAAGCAGCAATTCCACAAGCTGCAACTAAAGTAATTGCAATTATTTGACCTCGCATATGTAATAAATCACGAATTAATTTGCGATTTAACATGCTCATAAAAACCTACCATTCTAGGTCTGCGGGTCTAGCTTTCTTTTGGTTATAGCTAATATCTACAATTTTGCCGCTACCTAATCGAATTACTCTATCAGCCATTGCTGCAATAGCCGCGTTATGGGTTATAACGGCTATTGTAGTGCCTAGCTGTTGATTAACTTGCTCTAATACCTCTAAAACTAACTTTCCTGTCTTAAAATCTAATGCTCCTGTTGGCTCATCACAAAGCAGCACATCAGGTTGTTTAGCGATTGCTCTTGCAATAGCTACTCGTTGTTGTTCACCTCCAGACATTTGCGCTGGAAAATGGTTTAATCTATCTCCTAAACCAACTAATTTAAGAGCTTCTTTTGGTTGCATAGGATGTAGTGATATTTCTGTTACTAACTGAACATTTTCTAAAGCTGTTAGGCTAGGAATAAGGTTGTAAAATTGAAAAACAAACCCAATATGCTCCCGACGAAACCGCGTTAATTCACTTTCATTTGCTGTTACTAAATTATGATCACGAAAAATTACTTCTCCACTAGTAGGAGTGTCTAAACCACCTAAAATATTTAATAAAGTAGATTTACCACTTCCTGACGGGCCAAGTAAAACAACAAATTCTCCTTGAAAAAGCTCAAAATCTACTGAATTAAGTGCATAAACTTTTATTTCTCCCATTTGATAAGTTTTTGATAAGTTGTGGGCAGAAAATATTACTTCTTTAGAAAAAGATCCGTGATTCCCTCTAAGAATGTTTTTTTCTACTAGTGTATTTGTAATCATTTGCCCACCTAATAAAATTAAAATCAAGTTTTTAATGCTTTTTATTGTGTCAAAATCCCCAAATTTAATTCTTAACCACCATTAATGCCATCTACTTATAAGTGCTACTCAATTTCTATGCCAAGTTTTTCAACTTAAAGCCAAAATAAATTTTTTATGAGTTGATTTTGTGGTAACTTCCAAAACAGCTTTTGCTAGAAAAACTAGAGTTCTAGTTTTAATTCTATTTTATGGAGATTTAATGAGTGTAACCCCCTTAAAACCAGAGCAGTTATATCAACATTGTGATCCAGCAATTTTTCCTTTTAATACTAGCGATGAATTAGAAGAATTAATGGAAATTATTGGGCAAACTAGGGCCATAGAAGCAATAAGGTTTGGAATAAATATTAAACAAGAGGGTTATCACCTTTTTGCTTTAGGTTCTTCAGCAATAGCTAAACAATCTGTGATAAGACATTTTCTTACACAAAAAGCAAGCCAAGAAATAACCCCTTATGACTTATGTTATGTAAACAATTTTGAAAAACCAACTCACCCTAAACTCTTAACTTTGCCTCCAGGCAAAGGATTAGAGC
The sequence above is drawn from the Blastocatellia bacterium genome and encodes:
- a CDS encoding HlyD family efflux transporter periplasmic adaptor subunit; translation: MQVVITAEGKTRVQDRFLVTAPVSGKLSRVKLRRGDQVLLNDIIAKITPTPSIPLDSRQLAEAKARLSKAEELKKEADTTIKRLTVNYEQAEREFNRSKTLVENGIISRQDFERLENNKQMCFQELTEAKYRAYAASSEVEMAKATLLKVSENNSTADTESVSVKSPIKGQVLQIIEENERVVSAGTPLIEISSQKLEIVIDVLSTDAVKIKCSSTVIIEGWGGKSSLKAKVRLIEPSAFTKISALGVEEQRVNVIADLLEIPDSLGDGYRVEAKIVIWEKKNVLKLPISALFRKDDDWYVFVVENKLTKLCAVKIDHITDSEAEVISGLKQNQIVITHPSNQVIEGIVITTSADK
- a CDS encoding ABC transporter ATP-binding protein, with the translated sequence MITNTLVEKNILRGNHGSFSKEVIFSAHNLSKTYQMGEIKVYALNSVDFELFQGEFVVLLGPSGSGKSTLLNILGGLDTPTSGEVIFRDHNLVTANESELTRFRREHIGFVFQFYNLIPSLTALENVQLVTEISLHPMQPKEALKLVGLGDRLNHFPAQMSGGEQQRVAIARAIAKQPDVLLCDEPTGALDFKTGKLVLEVLEQVNQQLGTTIAVITHNAAIAAMADRVIRLGSGKIVDISYNQKKARPADLEW
- a CDS encoding FtsX-like permease family protein, encoding MSMLNRKLIRDLLHMRGQIIAITLVAACGIAAFICLRNIYQSLLITQDTYYSSYRFANVFVQVKRAPDSIKSSIEQIPGVATVQTRIVSEVTLDVPGLNEPGSARLISIPEKQVPILNDLHLTSGRWISPNNRNEVIISVAFAEKNQFKPGDSISAIINGRWTKLNIVGLALSPEFIYEIRGGEMFPDSRRFAVIWMGDQALGAAFNMQGAFNDVVLSLSPQANETAVIEKLDLLLENYGSLGAYGREDQISHHFVSNEIAELKVNGTLTPALFLAVSAFLIHLVLSRLVAIQREQIAVLKAFGYKNISLVIHYLKLSLLAVSFGIILGAGLGWYFGYKLTEIYTEFFHFPVLQYKFDLAVFASAVAISFLSTTIGTISAVKKVIRLSPAEAMSAEAPDQFRPGWLAKLGLENLLPLSTRTIIRNLERNPFKALLTMFGIAMSVSLLVVGFYFHDAITQIIYIQFDKTQREDANVVFFEPRSITAAYNLASLSGVMRVEPYRTVPVRLRFGQKTRRVALLGLDPNNQLHQITETNNNVVEIPLNGIVINKKLAEILQVKINDVLTFETLVGKKLTRNITVVAVADEVLGLSVYINRHSLNQLLNEGEVINGARLIVDGKEKKQLYAKLKNIPTVSSVMVPEVVLNNFNDTLARTMGISTTIIISFACTIVLGMVYNSARIALSERGRELASLRVLGFTTSEIGTMLLGEQWLLTFIAIPTGYLLGYFFCHLIVTAIDTEMIRLPLIISRYNLAVSFIITICAALVSSIIVQRRLHQLDLIEVLKTRE
- the blaOXA gene encoding class D beta-lactamase gives rise to the protein MMKLLGLLVLLLFFCGQATAQDLDKVFHNKTTAFAVYDLQKNSYQRYNEARCNERFSPFSTFKIPNSLIGLETSVVTNVDLTTTWDEEKYPRKNNFSSEWNRDHSLRSAFKHSVLWYYRELAKKIGPEKMSNYLTKINYGNHDISGGIDQFWLNSSLQISINEQITFLTALYKNQLPFSSNTVKNLKEIMLLEETADYKIYAKTGTGFLAENNVLCWLVGFVETKGNTYVFATNLSDSKIVPPKARVELTKQALKELGVLSK